The Pyrenophora tritici-repentis strain M4 chromosome 3, whole genome shotgun sequence genome has a window encoding:
- a CDS encoding UgpQ, Glycerophosphoryl diester phosphodiesterase: MSEVTQLEVHDHGPFDVVDDSFDVQTPLLENMVVGVPPVFEGLTKQLDKIVEQPLLGPKAKFPAARFAFGRKDVSGRRKPQAIAHRGYKAKFPENTMGAFRGAVEVGADGLETDLHLTRDGVVVLSHDKDLKRCFGRDEKIIDCDYEFISTLRTLKEPHEQMPRLADLLEYLAQPGLEDIWVLLDIKLDNNADDLMRLIGDTIRSVRALPSRPWQNRIVLGCWAAKYLPLCSRYLPGFPVSHIGFPTLIASYFFTVPNVSFNMTQAILMTPWGKLFIRKAQGDGRPVYAWTVNDECKMRWDIRQGLDGVVTDDPKLFVQVRDSWHEGIKDGVSLMTWLDVLRLNFFCLIHTVLFQFMFGFQGKSLIKLKEEEAQ, translated from the exons ATGTCTGAGGTCACGCAGCTTGAGGTGCATGACCATGGCCCGTTTGACGTCGTCGACGACTCTTTTGACGTCCAAACACCTCTACTCGAAAATATGGTCGTTGGAGTACCGCCAGTATTCGAAGGGCTCACGAAGCAGCTGGATAAGATAGTTGAGCAGCCGCTGCTCGGGCCGAAGGCAAAGTTCCCCGCAG CTAGATTTGCTTTTGGACGTAAAGATGTGTCGGGTAGGCGGAAACCACAGGCTATTGCGCATCGAGGGTACAAGGCAAAGTTCCCGGAGAACACCATGGGCGCATTCCGAGGCGCAGTCGAAGTTGGTGCAGATGGTCTGGAAACAGACCTCCATTTGACAAGAGACGGTGTAGTTGTTCTGTCTCAT GACAAGGATCTGAAGAGATGCTTTGGCAGGGACGAAAAGATCATAGACTGCGACTACGAATTTATAAGTACGCTGAGAACGCTAAAGGAGCCACATGAGCAGATGCCTCGTCTCGCGGACTTGCTAGAGTACCTTGCGCAACCCGGCTTGGAAGACATCTGGGTGCTGCTAGATATCAAG CTTGACAACAACGCCGACGACTTGATGCGCTTGATCGGTGACACGATACGAAGCGTACGGGCCTTGCCGTCCCGACCATGGCAGAACCGTATAGTGCTCGGATGCTGGGCGGCCAAGTACCTTCCACTGTGCTCACGCTATCTTCCCGGCTTTCCCGTATCGCACATTGGCTTCCCCACGCTCATTGCGTCCTACTTCTTCACGGTACCCAACGTGTCATTCAACATGACTCAGGCTATTCTCATGACACCATGGGGTAAGCTGTTTATCCGGAAAGCGCAGGGAGACGGCCGGCCAGTGTATGCATGGACGGTGAACGATGAGTGTAAGATGCGGTGGGATATACGGCAAGGGCTTGACGGTGTTGTGACAGACGACCCAAAACTGTTCGTCCAAGTGCGGGACTCATGGCACGAAGGCATAAAGGACGGAGTATCGTTGATGACTTGGCTGGATGTGTTGCGTTTGAACTTCTTCTGCCTGATTCATACCGTTTTATTCCAGTTCATGTTTGGTTTTCAAGGAAAGTCGCTGATCAAATTGAAGGAGGAAGAGGCGCAATAG
- a CDS encoding Tubulin: MPREIITLQAGQCGNSVGQQFWQQLCQEHGINKDGNLEDFATEGGDRKDVFFYQSDDTRYIPRAILLDLEPRVLHSIQASPYKNIYNPENFYIHKDGTGAGNNWGMGYSMGEQVHEDILDMIDREADGSDSLEGFMMLHSIAGGTGSGLGSYMLERLNDRFPKKLIQTYSVFPNTQDGDIVVQPYNSLLSMRRLTQNADSVVVLDNGALTRIAADRLHVMNPSFEQTNQLVSTVMSASTTTLRYPGYMHNDLVGIVASLIPTPRCHFLMTSYTPFSGENVEQAKTVRKTTVLDVMRRLLQPKNRMVSTNPTKKSCYMSILNIIQGEADPSDVHKSLMRIRERRLATFIPWGPASIQVALTKKSPYVTSSHRVSGLMLANHTGIATLFKRIVAQYSTLRKRNAFLESYKREVPFKDGLGEFDEAKEVVQGLIAEYEEAEDADYLTKETAPPTEEAEDKRAG, translated from the exons ATGCCTAG AGAAATCATAACACTCCAGGCTGGCCAGTGCGGCAACAGCGTCGGGCAGCAGTTCTGGCAGCAGCTTTGCCAGGAACACGGTATCAATAAAGACGGCAACCTTGAGGACTTTGCGACCGAGGGCGGTGACCGTAAAGACGTATTCTTCTACCAATCCGACGACACTCGCTATATTCCACGCGCCATTCTGCTTGATCTTGAGCCTAGAGTGCTCCACTCCATCCAGGCGAGTCCGTATAAGAACATCTACAACCCCGAGAACTTCTACATTCACAAGGATGGCACTGGCGCGGGTAACAACTGGGGTATGGGCTACAGCATGGGCGAGCAAGTTCACGAGGATATTCTGGACATGATTGATCGCGAGGCAGACGGCTCCGACTCGCTTGAGGGCTTCATGATGCTGCACTCGATTGCTGGCGGTACTGGATCAGGTCTTGGATCGTACATGCTGGAGCGACTGAACGACCGGTTTCCTAAGAAGCTCATACAGACGTACAGTGTCTTCCCCAACACACAAGATGGCGATATAGTGGTCCAGCCATACAACAGCTTGCTGAGCATGAGACGGTTGACGCAAAACGCAGACTCAGTG GTCGTTCTCGACAACGGAGCCCTAACAAGGATTGCTGCAGACCGACTGCACGTTATGAACCCGTCGTTCGAGCAGACCAACCAGTTGGTGTCCACCGTCATGTCCGCCAGTACCACGACCCTTCGCTACCCCGGATACATGCACAATGATCTTGTCGGCATTGTCGCATCGCTCATTCCTACACCCCGCTGTCATTTCTTAATGACTTCGTACACACCCTTCTCCGGTGAGAACGTAGAGCAGGCCAAGACTGTCCGCAAGACGACCGTCTTGGACGTCATGAGACGATTATTGCAGCCCAAGAACCGCATGGTCTCTACAAACCCGACCAAGAAGAGCTGCTACATGTCGATATTGAACATTATCCAAGGAGAGGCAGACCCGTCAGAT GTGCACAAATCGCTCATGCGCATTCGCGAACGACGCCTCGCTACCTTCATTCCATGGGGCCCTGCATCCATTCAAGTCGCCTTGACTAAAAAGTCACCCTACGTCACTTCTTCACATCGCGTGTCCGGCCTCATGCTCGCGAACCACACGGGTATCGCCACGCTCTTCAAGCGCATAGTCGCTCAATACTCTACACTCCGTAAACGCAACGCCTTTCTCGAGAGCTACAAACGCGAAGTGCCCTTCAAGGACGGCCTAGGCGAGTTCGATGAAGCCAAAGAGGTCGTTCAGGGCCTGATTGCAGAGTACGAAGAGGCGGAAGATGCAGACTACCTCACCAAAGAGACAGCACCGCCTACTGAGGAGGCTGAGGATAAGAGGGCGGGTTAG
- a CDS encoding C6 zinc finger domain containing protein, producing the protein MTTPRRKACVECRQQKIRCDVEQHKVPHDPCGRCKKMGLECRILPTSTRNLRQTKAEMRRELEELRWNMRQGQNPGNPNYPQSTASPNVDMQNYTPLEHTSATYSDPSARTDASDSMSPAFDSRPPTRKGSDHGTVPRAIDGYVLDAKRIDDCFTLYFTQYHPLFPILDTSIGPNDYYELSPFLFWVIVVTGSRRYAEHPDVLDRTSQAITQLAFSSMALRTSQVPVIQGLLILCTWRLPTNSMYKDTTHLMCGSAVHLATQIGLHIAGVGQDFARTPLEKDQTLKIHRARLWLCCVIVSIRTSCVEGIPPLAESFFDGDERDREDMVPYLPADLQYLHKVYIILMRAMVAFGKTNLQSIHCDVRVLRSLIGIFDSQLLSLAPSSSSDLDTLQLSCARIHVMAFHFFAHPTNPGPDAECLSRFYALCISVIQSASNMQTTQKTFLASVSQSFIDRTITLAGFTILRLVRSPLAQHLDLQAGDRAFSQACEFLKSVSLQPGDIHYRTAHIMKDLWGSEKVFRNKDGRVESLYLRLRTRLSMSVSYDMFWYWREEFSNMQNPYNGEDATLLSSESTQQNTPQFPVQHRQQQQISDPNMRPQPQIPVGKFDPSLVNPQLHDPSVMGFDTFEGQDYGIPPMLDQFPDYDWAAGFEFSNSEMPSVQVGAMNPMMAGPGHGHPPNMGGYTYG; encoded by the exons ATGACTACTCCACGACGGAAAGCATGTGTCGAATGCCGACAGCAAAAG ATTCGATGCGATGTTGAGCAGCACAAAGTGCCTCATGACCCATGCGGGCGCTGCAAGAAGATGGGCCTGGAGTGCCGCATCCTGCCTACATCAACCAGGAACCTCCGCCAGACAAAGGCTGAGATGCGTCGTGAACTGGAAGAACTGCGGTGGAATATGAGGCAAGGTCAGAATCCAGGCAATCCAAATTACCCCCAATCCACCGCGTCGCCAAATGTCGACATGCAGAATTATACGCCCCTTGAACATACGTCAGCAACATACTCGGATCCCTCTGCAAGGACAGATGCCTCGGATTCAATGTCTCCAGCTTTTGATTCGCGGCCGCCGACAAGGAAAGGCTCCGATCATGGCACGGTACCTCGCGCTATCGACGGGTACGTGCTCGATGCAAAAAGAATCGACGACTGCTTCACACT TTACTTCACCCAATACCACCCTCTTTTCCCTATTCTGGACACTTCGATAGGACCAAATGATTATTATGAGCTGTCACCATTCCTCTTCTGGGTTATTGTTGTCACGGGATCGCGGCGGTACGCTGAGCATCCCGATGTTCTTGACAGGACGAGCCAGGCCATTACCCAACTTGCATTTTCTTCCATGGCACTGCGCACCTCGCAGGTTCCCGTTATCCAGGGCTTACTAATACTGTGCACCTGGCGGCTGCCTACCAATTCAATGTACAAAGACACGACACATCTGATGTGTGGTTCAGCTGTACACTTGGCCACACAGATCGGCCTCCACATTGCCGGAGTAGGACAAGATTTTGCCAGGACACCACTGGAAAAAGACCAGACACTCAAGATTCATCGTGCTAGATTATGGCTGTGCTGCGTCATTGTGTCGATAAG AACCAGTTGTGTTGAGGGAATTCCACCTCTTGCAGAGTCCTTCTTTGATGGAGACGAACGCGACCGTGAGGATATGGTTCCCTATCTCCCAGCTGATCTGCAGTACCTACACAAGGTTTACATCATTCTCATGCGGGCAATGGTGGCCTTTGGAAAGACTAATCTACAGTCCATTCATTGTGATGTCCGCGTACTACGGTCGTTGATTGGCATCTTCGATTCACAGCTGCTTAGCCTGGCTCCATCTTCCTCGAGTGATCTTG ATACCCTGCAACTCAGCTGTGCCCGCATTCACGTGATGGCATTCCACTTCTTTGCTCATCCTACAAATCCGGGACCGGACGCAGAATGCCTGTCTCGGTTCTACGCTCTCTGCATTTCTGTCATTCAATCGGCGTCAAATATGCAAACCACGCAGAAAACGTTCTTGGCTTCTGTCTCGCAATCTTTTATTGACCGCACAATCACTCTTGCCGGCTTCACCATTCTGCGACTTGTACGGAGTCCACTTGCCCAGCATCTGGATCTACAAGCAGGCGACCGAGCATTTTCCCAGGCGTGCGAATTCCTCAAGAGCGTCTCTTTACAGCCAGGAGATATCCATTACAGAACAGCCCACATAATGAAGGATCTCTGGGGTAGCGAGAAGGTGTTTCGTAACAAGGATGGCCGGGTCGAATCGCTGTACCTCCGTTTGAGGACGCGGTTGAGTATGAGTGTTAGTTATGACATGTTCTGGTACTGGCGAGAAGAGTTCAGCAACATGCAAAACCCATACAACGGAGAGGATGCAACGCTCCTCTCTAGTGAGTCCACTCAGCAAAACACACCCC AATTTCCAGTTCAACAccggcagcagcagcagatTTCGGATCCAAACATGCGACCTCAACCACAAATTCCTGTGGGCAAATTCGATCCAAGCTTGGTCAACCCTCAACTGCATGATCCGTCCGTGATGGGTTTCGACACTTTTGAAGGCCAAGACTACGGCATACCGCCAATGTTGGATCAGTTCCCGGATTACGATTGGGCAGCTGGATTCGAATTTTCCAACTCCGAAATGCCGAGTGTGCAGGTTGGCGCTATGAATCCGATGATGGCTGGGCCTGGCCATGGACACCCACCTAACATGGGCGGCTATACTTATGGCTAG
- a CDS encoding rve domain containing protein: MATYTSSTAVTARLAADGKNWKDWIKQLINYAAADGAVAVLDGAPRPEFDATDDKYRITAMQRPITHPLGTSTDVIQAELDRVGKLNKTIGPFNNEARQLLKEDKLALDSWVARDARLQNTILSSIDKPLVAQVRTCPTAHDMYKALKDLNSNGDYANAALAWTAFIDLRAETQPTVRSYIGKFRETINDITVQGITLGWKKPSAVPGTSADRDIEDLLIIHFLHGLARVLPQWVEARNNDLRQGHTWSIDTLVASLEDHLRHAPDEPVKTFLSVSKQAEEKRVLTRLNGRGNGNNSNQNSTPTPSSLPTRNNNQQKRTPQPVGMCDHCKREHPGPNELCWKLHPSLTPDNVKKRTADNAAKKAAAAAARTNVTVAKNSNDDDADQYDAHSYVTVATFVSPTLLKKAVSNHDYQQRYCYDTAANRHVFNNRSKFYEYAPIDNDVHGSTGSTTAAGVGTVRLEVVKADGTTEKISLQNVLYCPDFATNVISQAPFKRAGVWYHSGKDKLYTASDEELAYLPEIDGIPNFLVVTESSKAPAALSYASLVCYRSSADEPSSSRPATDWHHIMGHAGIDAIKDTAKVVHGMKLTTSTVTNCEPCGLSKSKRNISRIQQTPPNTALGKVHVDVVGPITIPGKDGERYFMPITDGKSRRQWLFTSDSRAVLGQQLINWCKAMKAKGFTITIHTDNAREFINASNKQYFDSVGIEVVTSPPYDATRNGIAERANGITEDRTRGALIAAKLPIKLWPYAAKYMARIHNLVSNSNLPGKITPLEAWNRSIGYPNPVPNVAKMHAFGHVGYAHISAQKRVTGDKFAPRAHKGHLVGMIGENIYQMWIPETDEIVTTASVRFDSYDSPSTPPLSPIIGPSPSPKVLPFKPLINRLADAATTPPAPPQDGDGGDLDNHQLPRADGGDGFDGFEDDDEAPPAPPTRGNNKAARRHEINADLNPAHIIHGPRNRRARAFFTSSTFDRCFAMALVKPTLGSKLSELPPEPRNYRQFLKHPRRDDLQLAMDDEYNALIANGTWRPATAEEIAKYEIIPGQWVWTYKGNAQGYHVKDKARMVACGNKQQESIWYREVYSYVVRTSTLRILLALVAYFDLECEQIDMITAYLNAHLDDDDVVLLRLPAGCTGFGNIVRLRRGMYGLRQSALLWYNDLKDSLKDLGFEPIEADPCVFVNPTTKAIIVVYVDDLILITRDVTSMKALKSQLLNRYKARDLGPIGFYLGIRILRDRPNRSLSMTMDSYVDRIVDEYHLANAPKADNPLPKSALTLIKRDDIADNNLIQQYQSLVAKLLYPTSIIRCDLAWHVNFMARFANNPTLEQLSLLKHMLRYYNGTATLGIKYQGDLKDANMDDPDHMIGLKAYSDSAHGDNNERKSSSGYVIKMAGGVVSYKSYRQRLVTLSSTESEYIAMTYAAKEINWLQRLLSQVGYVGNDLKPFKLYTDNQPALNMIRKDGHHERTKHIDAYFKYTKQQYKDGNLKLDYLPGVEMPADGLTKPLDKQEHAKFIGLIDMVNVPRM; the protein is encoded by the coding sequence ATGGCAACTTACACCTCCTCCACAGCTGTCACAGCGCGCCTTGCAGCCGACGGCAAAAACTGGAAGGACTGGATTAAACAACTCATCAATTACGCAGCCGCCGATGGCGCTGTAGCCGTCCTAGATGGCGCTCCGCGCCCAGAATTTGACGCTACAGACGACAAATATCGCATTACCGCCATGCAGCGCCCGATCACTCATCCATTAGGCACCTCAACAGACGTTATCCAAGCCGAGCTTGACCGTGTCGGCAAACTCAACAAGACTATAGGACCGTTCAACAATGAGGCTCGACAGCTACTTAAAGAGGACAAGCTTGCGCTTGACTCATGGGTCGCCCGAGATGCCCGACTCCAAAACACCATACTCTCATCCATTGACAAGCCTCTCGTAGCTCAGGTGCGCACTTGCCCCACCGCCCACGATATGTACAAGGCTCTCAAGGACCTAAACAGCAACGGTGACTACGCCAATGCTGCTCTCGCGTGGACTGCCTTCATCGACCTCCGCGCTGAGACCCAACCCACAGTCCGCAGCTATATTGGAAAGTTTCGCGAGACAATTAATGACATCACGGTACAAGGCATCACACTTGGATGGAAGAAGCCTTCAGCAGTACCTGGTACATCCGCCGACCGCGACATCGAAGACCTGCTCATCATCCACTTCCTTCACGGCTTAGCTCGTGTACTCCCACAGTGGGTAGAAGCTCGCAATAACGACCTCCGCCAAGGCCATACATGGTCTATCGACACGCTCGTCGCGTCACTCGAGGATCACCTACGCCATGCCCCAGATGAGCCCGTGAAGACTTTCCTCTCCGTCTCTAAACAAGCGGAGGAGAAGCGCGTTCTCACACGCCTAAATGGCCGCGGCAATGGCAACAACAGCAACCAGAACTCTACTCCTACTCCTTCGTCTCTGCCGACGCGCAATAACAACCAACAGAAGCGTACTCCTCAGCCTGTTGGAATGTGCGATCACTGCAAGCGAGAGCACCCAGGACCTAATGAGCTTTGCTGGAAACTTCACCCTTCTCTCACCCCAGATAATGTTAAGAAGCGCACCGCAGACAATGCCGCTAAGAAGGCCGCAGctgcagcagctcgtacAAACGTTACAGTGGCCAAGAACAGCAACGACGACGATGCTGATCAGTACGATGCTCACTCATACGTGACAGTCGCCACCTTCGTCTCTCCGACTCTCCTCAAGAAGGCAGTCTCCAATCACGACTATCAACAGCGGTACTGCTACGACACTGCCGCTAACCGGCACGTCTTCAATAACCGCTCGAAATTTTACGAATACGCTCCAATCGACAATGACGTACACGGCTCTACCGGATCAACCACCGCCGCCGGCGTTGGCACTGTACGCCTTGAAGTCGTCAAAGCCGACGGAACAACAGAGAAGATCTCACTCCAAAACGTCCTCTACTGCCCCGATTTCGCCACCAACGTCATCTCCCAAGCTCCATTCAAGCGCGCGGGAGTGTGGTATCACTCGGGCAAGGACAAATTGTACACTGCCTCAGATGAGGAGCTAGCTTACTTACCAGAGATCGACGGTATACCCAACTTTCTCGTAGTTACAGAATCCTCCAAGGCGCCGGCCGCTCTCTCATACGCCTCTCTTGTTTGCTATCGAAGCTCTGCCGATGAGCCCTCATCCTCACGGCCAGCCACCGACTGGCATCATATCATGggacacgctggaatagaCGCTATTAAGGACACTGCAAAAGTTGTACATGGGATGAAGCTCACTACTTCTACCGTCACCAACTGCGAGCCCTGCGGCCTCTCCAAATCAAAGCGAAATATCTCTCGAATTCAACAAACTCCACCCAATACAGCGCTTGGCAAGGTCCATGTCGATGTCGTCGGCCCCATCACTATACCTGGAAAAGATGGAGAGCGTTACTTCATGCCTATCACGGATGGCAAGTCACGCCGACAGTGGCTATTCACATCAGACAGCCGCGCTGTACTAGGCCAACAGCTTATTAATTGgtgcaaagctatgaaggCCAAAGGCTTTACCATCACTATCCATACCGACAACGCTCGCGAGTTTATTAACGCCAGCAACAAGCAGTACTTCGATAGCGTGGGCATCGAGGTAGTTACGTCACCACCTTATGATGCCACTCGCAATGGTATTGCAGAGCGCGCCAACGGTATCACAGAGGATCGAACTCGCGGAGCTCTTATTGCAGCCAAGCTTCCTATAAAGCTGTGGCCCTACGCAGCCAAATATATGGCCCGCATTCACAACCTCGTCTCCAACAGCAACCTCCCAGGAAAGATCACTCCTTTAGAGGCCTGGAATCGCTCTATAGGCTACCCAAACCCAGTCCCAAACGTCGCCAAGATGCACGCTTTCGGCCATGTTGGATACGCCCATATATCCGCCCAGAAGCGCGTTACAGGTGACAAATTTGCACCTCGTGCTCACAAGGGCCACCTCGTCGGTATGATCGGCGAGAACATCTACCAGATGTGGATCCCAGAGACTGATGAGATCGTTACCACCGCCTCCGTGCGGTTTGATAGCTACGACTCACCCTCCACTCCTCCATTGTCTCCCATCATCGGCCcttcaccatcaccgaagGTGCTCCCATTTAAACCTCTCATCAACCGCCTCGCCGACGCCGCTACAACTCCACCCGCTCCTCCGCaagatggtgatggcggcgattTGGACAATCATCAGCTACCTCGTGCTGATGGCGGAGATGGCTTTGATGGTTtcgaggatgatgatgaagctCCACCAGCTCCTCCAACCCGTGGTAACAACAAGGCAGCGCGTCGACATGAGATTAACGCGGACCTCAACCCAGCTCATATCATACACGGCCCTCGCAATCGCCGGGCACGTGCTTTCTTCACTTCATCTACTTTTGATCGCTGCTTCGCCATGGCTCTCGTCAAGCCCACTCTCGGCTCAAAGCTTTCAGAACTTCCACCGGAGCCTCGCAACTATCGTCAGTTTCTCAAACATCCTCGCCGCGATGATCTACAACTCGCAATGGACGATGAGTACAACGCTCTTATCGCCAACGGTACTTGGCGCCCTGCTACGGCAGAGGAGATTGCCAAGTATGAGATCATCCCAGGTCAATGGGTGTGGACGTATAAAGGCAACGCTCAAGGCTATCACGTGAAAGACAAGGCTCGCATGGTGGCTTGCGGCAACAAGCAACAAGAATCAATTTGGTACCGCGAGGTTTACTCCTACGTCGTCCGAACTTCTACGCTCCGCATCCTCCTCGCCCTTGTGGCTTACTTCGATCTAGAGTGTGAGCAGATCGACATGATTACTGCTTACCTCAACGCTCACctcgacgacgatgacgtTGTCCTCCTTCGCCTGCCCGCAGGCTGTACTGGCTTTGGGAATATTGTTCGCCTTCGCCGCGGCATGTACGGCCTCCGTCAGTCAGCCCTATTGTGGTACAACGACCTCAAGGACTCTCTCAAAGATCTCGGCTTCGAGCCCATCGAAGCAGATCCCTGCGTCTTCGTCAACCCAACAACAAAGGCCATCATAGTCGTGTACGTTGACGACCTTATCCTTATTACACGTGACGTGACCTCTATGAAGGCACTTAAGTCACAACTCCTCAATCGATACAAGGCTCGTGACCTTGGCCCAATTGGTTTCTACTTGGGAATTCGAATCCTCCGCGATCGTCCCAACCGCTCTCTCTCTATGACGATGGATAGCTACGTTGATCGCATTGTCGATGAGTATCACCTCGCCAACGCTCCAAAGGCAGACAACCCCCTCCCAAAGTCGGCCCTCACCCTCATCAAGCGTGATGACATCGCCGACAACAACCTTATACAGCAGTACCAATCGCTCGTCGCGAAGCTACTCTATCCTACCTCCATTATTCGCTGTGACCTAGCTTGGCACGTGAACTTCATGGCACGCTTTGCAAACAACCCTACGTTAGAGCAACTGTCACTGCTAAAGCACATGCTCCGCTACTACAACGGCACGGCAACTCTCGGCATCAAGTACCAAGGTGACCTTAAAGACGCTAATATGGACGACCCAGATCACATGATAGGCCTTAAGGCCTACAGTGACTCCGCCCATGGCGACAACAACGAGCGCAAGTCGTCCTCCGGCTACGTCATCAAGATGGCTGGAGGCGTCGTCTCATACAAATCGTACCGCCAGCGCCTCGTTACTCTCTCCTCCACAGAATCAGAATATATTGCCATGACGTatgctgccaaagagatcaATTGGCTTCAACGCCTACTCTCTCAGGTTGGATACGTCGGTAACGACCTCAAGCCCTTCAAGCTGTACACCGATAATCAGCCAGCGCTTAATATGATCCGCAAGGACGGCCATCACGAGCGTacaaagcacatcgacgcGTACTTCAAGTATACAAAGCAGCAGTACAAAGACGGCAACCTCAAGCTCGACTATCTCCCCGGCGTAGAGATGCCCGCCGACGGCCTTACGAAGCCTCTCGACAAACAAGAGCACGCTAAGTTCATTGGCCTCATCGATATGGTGAACGTTCCCCGCATGTAG
- a CDS encoding PrpB, PEP phosphonomutase: MSRLGFADMGLATLTEMHQNATMLASLSPTTPLIADADTGYGGPLMVARTVTSYMRSGVAGLHIEDQPINKRCGHLQGKQLVDLDEYRTRIRAARLAREQAGGDIVIIARTDALQSQGYDEAAKRLKAAVEEGADVAFLEGVTSEEDARRICADLAPTPCLFNNVPAGVSPDFNVEQCKELGYKMAIFPLLACEVVYPAVRKAVRQMMQLGSVKSVEEDGKRYGPRELFEVCGLDELIDFDLKAGGLSYKNGA; this comes from the coding sequence ATGTCGCGCCTCGGCTTCGCCGACATGGGCCTCGCCACGCTCACCGAAATGCACCAAAACGCCACCATGCTCGCCTCGCTCTCCCCGACAACACCCCTCATCGCAGACGCTGACACAGGCTACGGCGGTCCCCTAATGGTCGCCCGCACAGTAACCTCCTACATGCGGTCCGGCGTCGCCGGCCTGCATATAGAAGACCAACCTATCAATAAGCGCTGTGGCCACCTGCAGGGCAAGCAGCTCGTGGATCTTGATGAGTACCGCACCCGAATCCGTGCTGCACGATTAGCGAGAGAGCAGGCGGGTGGGGATATCGTAATTATTGCTAGGACGGATGCGTTGCAGAGTCAGGGGTACGACGAGGCTGCGAAGAGGCTCAAGGCGGCGGTGGAAGAAGGAGCTGATGTGGCGTTTCTAGAGGGCGTGACAAGTGAGGAGGATGCGAGGAGGATATGTGCAGATTTGGCGCCGACGCCGTGTTTATTTAATAATGTACCTGCGGGTGTGTCGCCGGATTTTAACGTCGAGCAGTGTAAAGAGTTGGGGTATAAAATGGCGATTTTTCCGCTACTCGCATGTGAGGTTGTATATCCGGCGGTTAGGAAGGCGGTGAGGCAGATGATGCAGCTGGGGAGTGTGAAGAGTGTTGAGGAGGATGGTAAGCGGTATGGGCCGCGAGAGTTGTTTGAGGTGTGTGGTTTGGATGAACTGATAGACTTTGATCTTAAGGCTGGAGGGTTGAGTTACAAGAATGGTGCGTAA